TGGTGCAAATGACCTCTCATctgacctgcaacctttagggcAGAAACCAGTACGTATCCTACCCACAGACCAATAACACCTTTACACAGAGCAGAAGAACAGCTGCATGCTGGGTTTTCTCTTAGTGTGAACTAATATTTCTGAGGACAAACACAAATAACAGCAATaggcttttgtgtgtgtgtctgtgtgtgtgtttaatatcaGGGCATTACCAGAAAACTGCAGCTGTAAATGAAGTCTCTGTGCTTTACGACTTTGGTTTTAATGAAGACATCTCAACACATGAACCATAGATTTTGACCCGGAATTCtccattaacaaaaaaaaaaaaagaaacctcacAGCAACTGATTTAGACACAAAGGCAATACAACACTCCATTTGGGTATCCACTTTGGACAGCAAGCTTTGTTGAGATGAGAATGCAAACAAAGTCATTTGGAGTTTTCTCATAGCTGATGCTATTCAAAGGTTTAATGAGGCACATGCCTTAAGGCTTAAATTAAAATCAGGAAGCAGCAGAATGAGCGGAATACAACCTTTTTCTTTGCAGAACTGAGACAACACTAGAGAACACTTCACAATGGTGGTTGTTGTAGTAACACTAACCTCAAATGGTTATTcccttgcaattttttttattcttagttGTGTAGCCTAGCAACAAGAACAGAATGTAAGGTATAAATAATTTATCTCAGTGTTAAGAATTAAGATAATACAATAAGTCCTCtgacagaaaactgaaaatggaatACTGTGCAGGATGTCTCAGTTGACAATtatgaactgaaataaaatatgaaaatgtgtcGAGAGATTGttttgttaatgaaaattaCAAACCTATTAAGTAACTACTTTtaaataacaatattaataacaattacCATTTTAAATTGAAGGACAGTACAGGACTATGAAACAAATACCACAGGTTTTAGACTGCAGTCGAGTCTAAAAcgtaattatattttaaatactggTAATCAAATTTGTATAGTGTACATATGTAGTCCAAAGGAACAAGCATGtcttaaaccaaaaaaaactgtactttacaAGTCCTTCTACGTTTGAGAGATGAAACTAACTTTTATTTATGCCCATTGAACTGTAATTGAAATCTTTTGAAATCTTTTGAATTCCTAATTTCCATAGTATATTTTCAATGAACAGTCTATACGATAAAATAACGAGTGTGTTCCACGTGTGATCCTAATACAAAAAAAGTAGATGATTAAGTTTAAGTAGTGCAGAGCTCTCCCTATTGGaaatcataaggaaaaaaaaaaaaaaaaaccctttgctCCCACAGCAGGGACCCAGCAAACCACACTCAGATGAGCAGCCTCAATTATCCGCCTCATCTCAAATTGTCAACGTTCAAAGAGATTTGGCAAAGTCTGTAAGGATATTTCTGCTTCAGACTCCTTCCACTCACATTTGCTCCTGCCACAGCTGGCGCCTAGGACGTTTTTACCAAATCGTAAACATAGATGTGGAAATCGTCATCGAACTTGATGAAATACACAGACGGCTTTGCTTCGACCTGATGGATGACCATACCAGTCCTTTTCGTGCCGTCTTCTTTGGCGTACTCCACCTGCTTACCTACAAGGCTATCCACCACTTCCCCTGGTTCTCTTTCAGCTGGGGGCGAGTCATCTGCAAGAGAGAAGCCACATCACCACTTACATCACAACAGTTGGGAGTGCTTCCCAACTCAGGCATCCACTGAAAAACATGTCACACCTAAACAAGAAAACAATCAATACCTCTTCATGCAAGTATAGGGAACAACTTTAACGCCTTGCAATTTAAAACTGCCCATTTGATCAACCAAAAATTTTACTAAAAGCATTTCGCATCCACGGTTGGACTCCATGACACCAGAGAGTCTGACTTTAGAGACTTCCATAATTCCAACAATTACTGTGCAACCTGAAACCACTGTTTAAAGTATTTACCATCATCGTCAAAATCTGAGTGAGTTTAAGATAACAAAAATGCACTGTGCAGCAACGTTATGTAATAGCAACGTGAACTGTAATGCACCACAGCTGAGCTCCCACAGTCCTTGCTGTGGTCACTTACATCTACCAGAGTATTTTACATGGTTTGTGTGTCCTTATATGTTCTTAAGCCCTTTTGGAGCCATTAGCACTAGATTGATGTGATAGTTTCAGCTCCCCTTTCTGGTATTTCAGAAGCGTTAAAcacttttgttaaatattttatgagacgcaaaacacacacacacacacacacacacacacacacacacacacactttcagaaccgcttgtcccatacggggtcacggggaaccggagcctacccggcaacatagggcgtaaggctggagggggaggggacacacccaggacaggacgccagtctccgtcgcaaggcaccccaagcgggactcgaaccccagacccaccggagagcaggactgtggtccaacccactgcgccaccgcacccccacagaCGTAAAACATTCTAGGataatattttctgtattttagcACTATTCAAGTGCTGCTTCGTGAATTGTGAATAGTTCAAGCTATTCTGGGAACTTACTTGAGTCTGGCATTATCCGTAGGTCCCCTTCTTTATAGTCATCTAAGAGCTGATACATGTACAAAACAGGATCCTTCTCGTAAGTGATATAAAACCACGTGTTCATGATGGGGGCCCGTGCGAGCACCATGCCCCTCCACTCGTCCTTTGAGCCGTCCTCCGTCTCAAACATGTGCTCCACAGCTTTGCCTATCATCATGTCTGCCAGGTGGGTGTCGCTTATCCGCGAGGAGGCTGCAGGAAGAAAGCCACACTAAGAGCAGTACTCCAGAGCTGACCACCAATAATTCCAACATACACATAAAACTGAGCGCTGCACATGAGTTTGCGCAAAAGTTCATCTGTTAcaatggcaagaaaaaaaaagacttaacgAAGTTGCATAATAGCATAAGTAACAAAAACCGAAGAACTCGGCGGTCACCAGAACATACCGATTCGATCCGGTAAGACTTCCAGACCTTGCACCCGCTCATCTTTGTGAAGCTCCAGTCCGTAGACACAGTCAAAGCCATCGTACTTAATCAAATAGAGAGAAGGGTTGACGGGCACCTGGTCCAGGACCGTGCCCTTCCACAGCGTTGCAGAGTTGCTGCCCTCGTTCCAGTTGTGCTGAATGCGGCAGCCCACAATGTTGCGCCTGGGCTGGGATACAAGTTTGCTGGGCCCCACGCTGCTGCGCTGTTTCCTGGAAGTGATTCAGAGCACAGGATTAAAGAATACCAAATCAGCATCAAATCAGCATCAAACCAGCAGCATCCACATTTACTAAACTATAGAAGATGGAAGTTCTCCTTAAAGCAAACAACATGAATAAATCAGGAAAATTAATTCTAATAATTTTCGCTGTTTACAGGCTTCATGCAAATCATATTCATCTGACACtatgttttacttttaatgCATAAATGAGTTGCTCTTCagtcacaaacaaaatatagaaCATTATTTGACAAACAGTTTAAAAGAAATCTCCCAATGATCCAATCTGAAAACTGGTGTATGAACATATAATTTGTTTGCCTGTTGCTGCCGCAgatttatttcttcagcataCAGCAGTTTTGTATAATCATAGCACCTACATAACGTACTGAATTTATTCTGCCCTTGATTacttatatgaaaaaaaatatttttatgtaataaatgttttgcattgtCGTCTTCCACACGCATTGTTATTGTGCAAATTCTGTtgagtaaaaaaataacatttcttcaaaaagaaaacaaaataggTTAAAAAGACCAAGGAGAGAGGTGTAATAATACGGTATCAGTCAAAAGTGTAAGTACACCTAGACAATATGCAATATCTATACGAGATGAACTGGAAAGATGTGAAAACGCAAGCAACCCACATCACTGGAAAGAGCTGCAGCACAGCTGAGAAGACTTGGCAGATGATTTTTAACAGAATGCCTCATTAAAAAAGGTTTCCATCAGGTGTGCTCAAATGTCTCATTGGTACTATACATCAGTTAATAATGATGTATTTACAAGACATAGATGCCTTTTTATCAATACAACATGTTAGGAAAATGGTGTAGGTAGAAAGATTTCTGATTTTCTAGCGGCTCAGATTTGCcaacattttattaaaccaTGTGAATCATTGTCAGTTTTATGTGGTGAATTGAATCCCCCTTTCAGGTATACGTGTTCCTTTTCAAAGTGGGGTCACTAAAACGAAACCTGGGCCAATTATTCCAGTATTTCGTCCCTAGCCAGATGGACAAAGCGGCTCTAAGAAATcagaaaatgcaatttcttaTTAAAAGgggtctgttaaaaaaaatgattgattCAGCTGTTAAATGCATATAACTGCATACAGTAATACCCTGCTTTACACTGCCCCATTCAGAACTGTTCCGTTACAGCATACACATCAGCGTAAACCTTACAGAACCTAGAagttctgttctctctctcactacAGTAAGGACAACACCACCAATACCACATAAAGCAGAGGTTATTCAGCATTTGCAGACTcaattttctgtgtgtgtgagcacgcGGTTTCAGTCCTGTAAAGAGGAACTGGAAGTCCAGTATTCACAGCCCAGCATGAGCATCATTGTGCCTCACATGCCATGCGTCAATTCAGCTAAGCGACAGTAAGTGAGAGCATAAGATGCTGCTCTCCGAAACACACAACTTCACTGGTAAACAAGAGCGCAAGTCTCAGATTGTGCCGTGTGCAAGGACAGGTGCAGCCAGGCGTGTTCAGCTGCTGCATCCATCTCTCAAAGAAGTCGGATGGGCGGCTTGGTGTGTTGGAGCAGACTGGGGGTAAAAAGAAGTTAGTCTAATGTGTTGCACTGTTATTGCTGAGATACCATACAGAGCTCAGGAATTGTATAATATTCTCAGACATTGATattccaagcaggactcaaactgttctgaaggcaaacaTTGGCTTTACTCATTATTAGGTTATATCAAGAACAAAGCATCAGTGCAGCGTCTTATTTTCAGGGCAATGGTTTAAAGAAGCTGCAACAACATTGCTCGTTTTCACATTAGTCCCTGAGAAAGTTCTAGAACTCTCCAAAAAcgcccattaaaaaaaaaaaaaaaataaaaaggctcaGTTAACATTTCTTCTTTGATTTTCCTTGCAATGGCCGAAACACTACTTAAAATTCTTCATCTggacagaatttttttatttgtactttatcTGTTAATTAATTCTCTAGGATTAGATGTAAATTGCTTATGCTGCACACATGATGGTTAAGCTGAtgcctactcgtgcgatgaacatcggtgcataaagtggaaagaaaaatcaacttaagaatcacgcctGCAACTATGTCACTCTTTCTCCtattgtaatgcacacattgtatttctctgagatgtacactgctttggagaaaagcatctgctaaatgaataaatgtaaaacctgtATTATATAATCACTTACAGGGTAGCAATTAATCCTTTCGAAGACACTACATGAGACATCTGAATCCCAGGGCCTCTTTGACATTCTTTGCCCAGATCACTGCCAGGGCTAGGACTCTGACTTCTATGGGCATGCTATGgttaaatattacacacacaatgtctacaaccgcttgtcctgtgcagggtcagGGCAACCTGGAGAGTAACCTGGCAACgaaggacacaaggctggagggggaggggacacaccctggacaggacaccagtctgccacaaggcacccaaagcaggactcataccccagacccaccgtagaacgggccctggccaaacccgctgcaccccccccccatggttcAATATTAATGCTGGAAAAGTTGTTGAAGAATTAGTTTAGTCTTTATATTGTGCTCATTACAGAGGATGGGTGTGGGTATATTACCAGTTTTTGAATCTTTATTTCATCAAATCAATTCCTATTTTTTAAAGAAGGTAAAAAGGTAGTAAATTACATCATGTATTTGCTTAGACACGTTTCCTCAACAGCCCAAACTCAGAAGCAATGGCATAGCCAGAATTGGGCCTGAGCGGCCTAGGttactaataaaaatatttcgAAGCAAGGGCATCTGTTAGCAGC
Above is a genomic segment from Scleropages formosus chromosome 17, fSclFor1.1, whole genome shotgun sequence containing:
- the LOC108938137 gene encoding spindlin-1-like, whose product is MKTPFGKTAGQRSRADAGHAGVSANMMKKKNSHKKQRSSVGPSKLVSQPRRNIVGCRIQHNWNEGSNSATLWKGTVLDQVPVNPSLYLIKYDGFDCVYGLELHKDERVQGLEVLPDRIASSRISDTHLADMMIGKAVEHMFETEDGSKDEWRGMVLARAPIMNTWFYITYEKDPVLYMYQLLDDYKEGDLRIMPDSNDSPPAEREPGEVVDSLVGKQVEYAKEDGTKRTGMVIHQVEAKPSVYFIKFDDDFHIYVYDLVKTS